The Candidozyma auris chromosome 1, complete sequence genome includes a region encoding these proteins:
- the ERG8 gene encoding phosphomevalonate kinase, with protein sequence MAHVFSAPGKALLAGGYLVIDPEYEAYVTALSSRMHAYIDSNESQEARIHISSPQFHGEWEYSVDLDGDVPRFLEKQGRSNPFIEATVKTVLNYIQPTTGFDIRITLFSDPGYHTTKDTSVKRSQNGKRVFLFHQRAIEEVPKTGMGSSAGLVSSITAALLSHFIKQPLTNLRNTIHNVAQIAHCEAQKKIGSGFDVAAAVFGSIIYRRFKPDLFNHLLGRDSTPELCKELREVVDANWEFNHVPCSLPQGIKLLMGDVHAGSETPKLVSKVLAWKNSHPESAILYEQLNQGNKAFVKALEQLQALSGTRRDYDSLLLDPATLESLRRAIAQIRRGFQDITKHSGAEIEPQEQTELLDRCDTLPGCVGGMVPGAGGYDAICVLVLEKELYKFKKATEEDDYFRRVTWLDLSEESAGLLEEDPRNYAGLINSV encoded by the coding sequence ATGGCCCACGTCTTCAGCGCTCCAGGAAAGGCCCTCTTAGCTGGAGGCTACTTGGTTATTGATCCTGAGTATGAGGCCTATGTTACTGCTCTTTCCTCGAGAATGCACGCCTACATTGATCTGAACGAGTCGCAAGAGGCTCGAATTCACATCAGCTCACCACAGTTTCACGGAGAGTGGGAGTACTCGGTGGATTTAGACGGCGATGTTCCACGGTTTTTGGAAAAGCAGGGTAGATCGAATCCTTTCATAGAAGCCACCGTGAAGACAGTTCTCAACTACATTCAGCCTACAACAGGATTCGATATTCGCATCACCTTATTTTCTGACCCGGGATACCACACAACCAAGGACACAAGCGTGAAGAGATCACAGAATGGCAAAAGGGTATTCTTGTTCCACCAAAGGGCCATAGAGGAGGTTCCAAAGACAGGAATGGGATCATCAGCAGGGTTGGTGTCGCTGATTACCGCTGCACTTCTCAGtcacttcatcaagcagCCACTTACcaacttgagaaacacGATTCACAATGTGGCCCAGATCGCGCATTGTGAAgcacaaaagaaaattggCTCCGGTTTCGATGTTGCAGCAGCCGTCTTTGGCTCTATTATTTATAGAAGGTTTAAGCCCGATTTGTTCAATCATCTACTTGGTAGAGATCTGACGCCTGAGTTGTGCAAGGAACTTCGTGAGGTGGTGGATGCCAATTGGGAATTCAATCACGTTCCATGCTCTCTTCCGCAAGGCATAAAATTGCTCATGGGCGACGTTCACGCCGGTTCGGAGACTCCAAAACTCGTGTCTAAGGTTCTTGCTTGGAAAAACAGCCATCCAGAGAGTGCCATCCTCTACGAACAGCTCAATCAAGGCAATAAGGCTTTTGTGAAAGCTTTGGAACAATTACAGGCTTTGAGTGGAACTCGCAGAGATTACGACTCATTGTTATTAGACCCGGCAACTCTTGAGCTGCTCAGAAGAGCGATTGCACAAATAAGAAGAGGTTTTCAAGACATAACAAAGCATTCAGGAGCAGAAATTGAACCACAAGAACAAACTGAATTGCTTGATAGGTGTGATACATTACCTGGATGCGTGGGAGGAATGGTCCCAGGAGCTGGTGGCTATGATGCAATTTGTGTGCTTGTATTGGAAAAGGAACTATATaagttcaagaaagctaCCGAGGAAGATGACTACTTCCGTCGAGTAACATGGCTTGATCTCTCGGAGGAGTCTGCTGGATTGCTAGAGGAGGATCCTCGAAATTACGCAGGTTTGATAAATCTGGTCTGA
- the TYR1 gene encoding prephenate dehydrogenase (NADP(+)), giving the protein MTDETLKKTKIVGIIGLGDMGSMYAERFSKAGWKVVGADREDKYVETKAKFAGQAFEVLRSGHHVSRVADYVIYSVEAKNIKSIVQAYGPSTKVGAIVGGQTSCKAPEIEAFEESVPADVDIISVHSLHGPKVDPTGQPLVLIKQRASDENFKFVESLVSCLNSKVVHLSAAEHDKITADTQAVTHAAFLSMGCAWKEINQYPWETPRWVGGMENAKINISLRIYANKWHVYAGLAITNPSAHGQVQQYAQSATDLFTLMIQGKQKELQERLYEAKNFVFRHNPDHKSLLLDDAILKEFSLSKTPPEGRSQPNSHLSLIAIVDSWHRLGIVPYDHIICSTPLFRIFLGVTEYLFCTPGLLEGCIDVAINDPSFRHDDLEFTFAARKWANIIARGDYELYRETFEETQRFFEPKIAHANAIGNEMIKTILQRVKEREQ; this is encoded by the coding sequence ATGACAGACGAGACCCTAAAGAAAACGAAAATCGTGGGAATTATAGGGCTCGGCGACATGGGTTCCATGTACGCTGAGAGGTTTTCGAAAGCTGGCTGGAAAGTTGTCGGTGCTGACAGAGAAGACAAGTATGTTGAAAccaaggccaagtttgCGGGCCAGGCTTTTGAGGTGCTCCGTTCTGGCCACCACGTTTCTAGAGTAGCTGACTACGTCATCTACAGTGTGGAAGCTAAGAACATCAAATCAATTGTTCAAGCCTATGGTCCTTCTACCAAAGTTGGAGCAATTGTGGGGGGCCAAACATCGTGCAAAGCGCCTGAGATCGAGGCATTTGAGGAGTCAGTCCCGGCTGACGTAGACATCATTTCAGTTCATTCCCTTCACGGACCCAAAGTGGACCCCACAGGCCAACCGTTGGTTCTCATCAAGCAAAGGGCGTCCGATGAGAACTTCAAATTCGTTGAGAGTCTTGTATCTTGTCTCAACTCCAAGGTGGTCCACctttctgctgctgaacACGATAAGATTACTGCTGATACTCAAGCAGTCACTCATGCTGCTTTCTTGTCAATGGGATGTGCCTGGAAAGAAATCAACCAGTACCCTTGGGAAACACCTCGATGGGTAGGTGGAATGGAAAATGCCAAAATTAATATTTCTCTTCGGATCTACGCTAACAAGTGGCACGTCTACGCTGGCTTGGCCATAACCAACCCATCTGCTCATGGGCAGGTTCAGCAATATGCTCAGTCTGCTACTGATCTATTCACTTTGATGATTCAAGGAAAGCAGAAGGAGTTGCAAGAAAGATTATATGAAGCAAAGAATTTTGTGTTCAGACACAACCCAGATCATAAAAGTCTTCTATTGGATGATGCTATTCTTAAGGAGTTTTCCTTGCTGAAAACCCCACCAGAGGGAAGGCTGCAGCCAAACTCCCATTTGTCATTGATCGCCATTGTCGACAGTTGGCATCGTTTGGGCATAGTACCATATGACCATATCATTTGTTCGACTCCCTTGTTCCGTATCTTCTTGGGTGTCACAGAGTACTTGTTCTGCACTCCTGGCCTTTTAGAAGGATGCATAGATGTTGCTATAAACGACCCCTCTTTCCGTCATGACGACCTTGAATTCACTTTTGCTGCTCGTAAGTGGGCAAACATCATTGCTAGAGGTGATTACGAATTGTACAGGGAGACTTTCGAGGAGACTCAACGGTTTTTCGAACCAAAGATAGCACATGCCAATGCAATTGGCAATGAGATGATTAAGACCATCCTACAACGAGTTAAGGAGCGTGAGCAGTAA
- the ARL1 gene encoding Arf family GTPase ARL1, with product MGQTFSFMNIFNKLWGVQKEIRILILGLDGAGKTTILYRLQMGEVVTTKPTIGFNVETLKYKNLTLNIWDLGGQTSIRPYWRCYYSNTAAVIFVVDSTDKDRIDIACKELHTMLKEEELLDSALLVFANKQDQPGAMTAAEVSQALSLTDLKDRSWSIVASSAVRGEGLTEGLDWLMDVIKDEQL from the coding sequence ATGGGCCAGACTTTTAGTTTCAtgaacatcttcaacaagctctGGGGTgtccaaaaagaaatcagAATCCTCATTCTAGGTTTGGACGGTGCTGGCAAAACCACGATCTTGTATCGTTTACAGATGGGAGAAGTCGTTACCACCAAGCCAACCATTGGTTTTAATGTTGAAACATTGAAGTACAAAAACTTGACCTTAAATATATGGGATCTCGGTGGACAAACGTCTATTCGTCCTTATTGGAGATGTTACTACAGCAATACAGCCGCCGTCATTTTCGTGGTTGACTCTACAGACAAGGATCGTATCGACATCGCATGCAAGGAGCTTCACACTATGcttaaagaagaagagttgcTAGATAGCGCACTTCTCGTTTTTGCCAATAAACAAGATCAGCCTGGTGCTATGACTGCTGCCGAAGTGTCACAAGCACTTAGTCTAACAGACTTGAAAGATAGAAGCTGGAGTATCGTCGCTTCAAGTGCTGTACGTGGTGAGGGTCTTACAGAAGGGTTGGACTGGCTAATGGACGTCATCAAAGATGAACAATTATAA
- the ZUO1 gene encoding zuotin, which produces MTIVLPALQGPKTPAFESVKPYSTPNRRPIEPVGRYFLAHATRTLRGHTWSEYEKLEAEKNVKQVDENSDDDLGDEEQSAELLAHDPREWKTADLYAVLGISHLRWKATEDQIRRAHRKQVLKHHPDKKSAAGGLDQDGFFKIIQKAFEVMLDPTKRLQYDSVDEAAVVRPPAPKTKYDFFEAWGPVFESEAHFSKKQPVPLLGTIDSTKEEVDAFYKFWGSFDSWKTFEFKDEDVPDDTANRDHKRYIERKNISNRKKLKQEDNKRIIEMIQRAQSEDPRIKMFKEAAKKEKERKKWEREAGSRQAAEEAARKKAEEEAARKKAEEEAAAQKANSKKAKEAAKAAKKKNKRAIRSAGKDKGYFGDKGSAEAIDADLELLVDKLDDTKLSDLVGKLGGDASAAKAAIEETVKELSAGGAINAGHLKYFS; this is translated from the coding sequence ATGACCATCGTCTTGCCAGCCCTTCAGGGCCCTAAAACCCCAGCCTTCGAGTCTGTCAAGCCATACTCTACCCCAAACCGTCGTCCAATCGAGCCTGTAGGTAGATACTTCTTGGCTCACGCTACTCGTACTTTAAGAGGCCACACTTGGTCTGAATATGAGAAATTGGAGGCCGAGAAGAACGTCAAGCAAGTCGACGAAAAcagtgatgatgacttgGGTGATGAGGAGCAGTCGGCTGAGTTGTTGGCCCACGACCCAAGAGAGTGGAAGACCGCTGACTTGTATGCTGTTTTGGGTATCTCTCACTTGAGATGGAAAGCTACCGAGGACCAGATCAGAAGAGCACACAGAAAGCAGGTCTTGAAGCACCATCCAGACAAGAAGTCTGCCGCAGGTGGCTTGGACCAGGATGGTTTTTTTAAGATTATCCAGAAGGCATTCGAGGTTATGTTGGACCCAACCAAGAGATTACAGTACGACTCTGTGGATGAGGCTGCTGTTGTGCGTCCTCCAGCACCAAAGACCAAGTACGACTTTTTCGAGGCTTGGGGTCCAGTGTTTGAATCCGAGGCTCACTTCTCTAAAAAGCAGCCAGTCCCACTTTTGGGCACGATTGACTCCACTAAGGAGGAGGTTGATGCTTTCTACAAGTTCTGGGGCTCCTTTGACTCCTGGAAGACTTTTGAGTTTAAGGATGAGGATGTTCCTGATGACACTGCCAACAGAGACCACAAGCGTTACATTGAGCGTAAGAACATCTCCAACagaaagaagttgaagcaaGAGGACAACAAGAGAATCATTGAAATGATTCAGCGCGCCCAGTCCGAGGACCCAAGAATCAAGATGTTCAAAGAGGctgccaagaaggagaaagagagaaagaagtgGGAGAGAGAAGCTGGCTCTAGACAGGCTGCTGAGGAAGCTGCTAGAAAGAAGGCCGAGGAGGAGGCTGCCAGAAAGAaggctgaagaagaggctgctgctcaaAAGGCCAACTCCAAGAAGGCGAAGGAGGCTGCTAAAGCTGctaaaaagaagaacaagagagCCATCAGATCTGCTGGTAAGGACAAGGGCTACTTTGGTGACAAAGGTTCTGCTGAAGCCATTGATGCTGATCTTGAGTTGTTGGTCGACAAGTTGGACGACACCAAGTTGTCCGACCTTGTTGGTAAGCTTGGTGGCGACGCTTCTGCTGCTAAAGCTGCTATTGAAGAGACTGTTAAAGAGTTGTCCGCTGGTGGTGCTATTAATGCTGGTCACTTGAAGTACTTCTCGTGA
- a CDS encoding guanine nucleotide exchange factor SDO1 — protein sequence MAVINQPSNQIKLTNVSLVRMKKGKKRFEIACYQNKVQDWRSRVEKDLDEVLQIPQVFMNVSKGQVANNEDLLNAFGTTNHDEIILEILDKGEIQLNEKERSANLQQKQNEFLNLISTKCINPRSKKRYPPSMIQKALNQLKFHLNPNKPTKTQALEAIKLLISEQLMPIARAQMKVKITLLARVQSSFDEHFRVLLDTIEDEKAGDKLFEVIAIIDPSNYKNIVDLLQGENAQVKKGEGSVEVLDMSAVKE from the coding sequence atggcaGTAATAAATCAGCCGTCAAATCAGATTAAGCTCACAAATGTGTCTCTTGTTCGAAtgaagaagggcaagaagaGGTTCGAGATCGCCTGTTATCAGAATAAAGTCCAGGATTGGAGACTGAGAGTGGAGAAGGATCTCGATGAGGTACTTCAAATTCCTCAGGTATTCATGAATGTCTCCAAAGGACAGGTTGCCAACAATGAAGACCTTCTTAATGCATTCGGAACAACAAATCACGACGAAATCATTCTTGAGATCTTGGATAAGGGGGAGATTCAGTTGAACGAGAAAGAACGCAGTGCAAACTTACAGCAAAAGCAGAATGAGTTCTTAAACTTGATCTCCACCAAATGCATAAACCCTAGATCTAAAAAGAGGTATCCTCCCAGCATgattcaaaaagctctcaACCAGCTCAAGTTTCATTTAAACCCCAACAAGCCAACCAAGACCCAGGCTCTAGAAGCtatcaagctcttgattTCTGAGCAACTCATGCCCATTGCAAGAGCCCAAATGAAAGTCAAGATCACGCTTCTTGCACGAGTTCAGCTGTCCTTTGACGAACATTTTAGAGTGTTACTAGACACGATAGAGGATGAGAAGGCTGGAGATAAATTATTCGAAGTCATTGCAATCATTGACCCATCCAACTACAAGAATATCGTAGATTTGcttcaaggagaaaatGCTCAGGTGAAAAAGGGCGAAGGGTCTGTGGAAGTACTCGACATGTCTGCCGTCAAGGAGTAA
- the AMS1 gene encoding alpha-mannosidase, translated as MGYDRFNHQPTLKPIDHLYESRLRQFTDQGGQYPSLNLPKFYDHERVDSNTDAISLKVWRTPGESGPGNTERPLFRDINWDEVEWEHAKKGDSFGPSWRTFWFKIEWTIPEHWLNNKDVEEIDFNWDCGNEGLIYDHDGVPLQAFTGGDRTLFKLPKKYWKAKKQLFYLEMACNGMFGTGDQGHPDPNKYYTLSRCDLVWPDLNARKLFWDFWILGDAARELPGGRDKYQAASIANKIMDTFDPNDRKSILKCRKLAQEFLGPDVDSEAVFENNPLKKIDVFGVGNCHIDTAWLWPFAETRRKIVRSWTTQLKIADEYPEYIFVASQMQQFKWLKQDHPEILKKIKEKFAKKQFLPIGGSWVENDTNMPSGESLIRQFLLGQRAMIEEFGERSRVFWLPDTFGYSSQVPQICQIVGIEKFLTQKLSWNNINQFPLTTFNWKAIDGSQVLVHMPPANTYTAAAHFGDVVRSQNQHHNLRDVPTGLLLYGYGDGGGGPTEEMLEKLRRCRGVANTTASIPSVHVGKTVEDFYDDVLEKSDQGRTLPTWCGELYLEFHRGTYTSQADIKKWIRQAEIKLHDLEFLASILSVNHKNYKYPSKQIKDIWEDIALCQFHDVIPGSCIGMVYYEEVKPMLRKRLKELNKLIKDALNHAGHQDSEKVVAVNTLPWNRIELVEVPNDQVSGLDIDIVRLNSGSSTTFAINTTDNTFIREKNLKYPSSITKVGDHYVLTNKLIEAKITSNGTLSSVKDLSTGRQVIDTKKTKASSGYGNQLVLFDDEPLNFPAWDTELYSLNKFEFLENGEVVSSSSHPLESKLVVKHKISSKSYIETTISLAGVTDNKQIAQNNYIKFSAHVEWHETYKFLRVQFPTTLQTAQHASYETQFGITQRPTHYNTSWDVAKFEVCHHKFMDLSEHNYGVSIFNDSKYGAAIHGNLMRLSLLRSPKAPDDLCDMGTHDFSYALYPHKGYLNSDVVKLAQNFNYKLLYTHGDPTEVETLTKSVHLSGDESLILSNVKRSEDDEDVTTSEAIEVQNKGQQSIVVRVYESLGGSSQGKLEFGLSVDKVFKANALEEIEEEIELEDNSVPISLRGFEIATYKVVFK; from the coding sequence ATGGGCTACGATAGGTTCAACCACCAGCCCACGCTTAAGCCAATTGACCATCTCTACGAGAGCAGGTTGAGACAGTTTACTGACCAGGGCGGTCAGTACCCTTCGCTCAACTTGCCCAAGTTCTACGACCACGAAAGAGTCGACTCAAACACAGATGCCATTTCCTTGAAAGTATGGAGAACGCCGGGCGAGAGCGGCCCGGGAAACACCGAGAGACCGCTCTTTCGTGATATCAACTGGGACGAAGTCGAGTGGGAACACGCAAAGAAAGGCGACAGTTTTGgaccttcttggagaaccTTCTGGTTCAAGATAGAATGGACCATCCCAGAGCACTGgctcaacaacaaggacGTGGAAGAAATCGACTTCAATTGGGATTGCGGCAACGAGGGCCTTATCTATGACCATGATGGAGTCCCCTTGCAAGCGTTCACCGGAGGCGACAGAACATTGTTCAAGCTTCCAAAGAAGTACTGGAAGGCTAAAAAACAGCTTTTTTATTTGGAAATGGCCTGCAATGGCATGTTTGGAACTGGTGACCAGGGCCATCCGGACCCAAATAAGTACTACACCCTCAGCAGGTGTGATTTGGTGTGGCCGGACTTGAACGCAAGGAAGTTGTTTTGGGACTTTTGGATTCTTGGAGATGCCGCCAGAGAGTTGCCTGGCGGCAGAGACAAGTACCAGGCTGCGCTGATCGCCAATAAGATCATGGACACGTTTGACCCTAACGACAGGAAGTCGATTTTGAAGTGCAGAAAGCTTGCTCAAGAATTCTTGGGTCCTGATGTGGATTCCGAGgctgtttttgaaaataaccctttgaagaagattgacGTTTTCGGTGTGGGCAATTGTCATATCGATACTGCCTGGTTGTGGCCATTTGCTGAAACCAGACGTAAGATAGTTAGGTCCTGGACGACTCAGTTGAAAATTGCTGACGAATACCCGGAATACATCTTTGTGGCTTCTCAAATGCAGCAGTTCAAGTGGTTGAAGCAAGACCACCctgagattttgaagaagatcaaagaaaagtTTGCCAAAAAGCAGTTCTTGCCAATCGGTGGATCTTGGGTTGAGAACGATACTAACATGCCCAGTGGTGAGTCTTTGATCAGGCAATTTTTGTTGGGCCAACGAGCCATGATTGAGGAGTTTGGAGAGCGTTCACGAGTATTCTGGTTGCCGGACACCTTTGGTTACTCTTCTCAGGTCCCTCAAATCTGTCAGATCGTGGGAATTGAGAAGTTCTTGACTCAAAAGCTCTCTTGGAACAACATCAACCAGTTTCCTTTGACTACTTTTAATTGGAAGGCTATTGATGGGAGTCAGGTTCTTGTTCACATGCCACCAGCAAACACCTAtactgctgctgctcacTTTGGCGACGTTGTTAGATCTCAAAACCAGCATCACAATTTGAGAGATGTGCCAACGGGACTTTTGCTTTATGGATatggtgatggtggtggaggacCAACCGAAGAaatgttggagaagttAAGAAGATGCAGAGGTGTCGCCAACACCACAGCATCTATTCCATCCGTCCACGTGGGAAAAACTGTCGAAGACTTCTACGATGATGTCTTGGAAAAGTCTGACCAGGGTAGAACCCTTCCAACCTGGTGTGGTGAGCTCTACTTGGAATTCCACAGAGGGACTTACACAAGTCAAGCTGATATCAAGAAGTGGATAAGGCAGGCCGAAATCAAACTTCACGATTTGGAATTCCTTGCTTCGATCTTGTCCGTTAACCATAAGAACTACAAGTACCCCTCCAAGCAAATCAAGGACATTTGGGAAGACATTGCCTTGTGTCAATTCCATGATGTCATTCCAGGTTCTTGTATCGGAATGGTGTATTATGAGGAAGTAAAGCCAATGCTCAGGAAAAGATTGAAGGAATTGAacaaattgatcaaggatGCCTTGAATCACGCTGGACATCAAGACTCCGAAAAGGTGGTAGCAGTGAACACTTTACCTTGGAATAGAATTGAGTTGGTTGAGGTTCCGAATGATCAAGTCTCAGGTCTTGATATAGACATTGTCCGTCTCAACTCTGGTAGCTCAACCACCTTCGCTATCAACACTACTGACAATACTTTTATACGTGAGAAGAACCTCAAGTATCCTTCTTCTATAACCAAGGTGGGTGATCACTATGTGTTAACTAACAAATTGATCGAGGCGAAGATTACACTGAACGGTACTCTTTCGTCGGTAAAGGACTTGAGCACTGGTCGTCAAGTTATTGAtacaaaaaagacaaagGCTTCTTCTGGATATGGTAACCAGTTGGTTctctttgatgatgagcCATTGAACTTCCCTGCTTGGGACACCGAGCTCTACTCGCTTAACAAGTTCGAATTCCTCGAGAATGGTGAGGTTGTGTCATCTTCCAGTCATCCATTGGAGTCCAAGTTGGTTGTGAAGCACAAGATTTCGTCTAAGTCCTATATTGAAACCACCATTTCTCTCGCTGGTGTAACCGACAACAAGCAGATTGCGCAAAACAACTACATCAAATTCCTGGCCCATGTTGAGTGGCACGAAACCTATAAGTTTTTGAGAGTGCAGTTCCCTACCACCTTACAAACAGCTCAACACGCTCTGTATGAGACTCAGTTTGGTATCACTCAAAGACCAACGCACTATAACACCTCGTGGGACGTTGCAAAGTTTGAAGTATGTCACCACAAGTTTATGGACTTGTCTGAGCACAACTATGGTGTTTCTATCTTCAATGACTCCAAGTACGGCGCAGCAATCCACGGtaatttgatgagattgtCACTTCTTCGTTCTCCAAAGGCACCAGATGACTTGTGTGACATGGGTACTCACGACTTCTCCTATGCTTTGTACCCACACAAGGGTTATTTGAACTCTGATGTTGTCAAGTTGGCTCAAAACTTTAACTACAAGCTCTTGTACACTCACGGTGATCCAACTGAGGTAGAGACTCTCACTAAGTCTGTCCATTTGTCTGGCGACGAGTCATTGATTTTATCGAATGTCAAGAGAAGTGAGGACGATGAAGACGTCACAACCTCGGAGGCAATTGAGGTCCAAAACAAGGGTCAGCAGTCAATTGTCGTTCGTGTCTACGAGTCCCTAGGTGGCCTGTCTCAAGGAAAGCTTGAGTTTGGATTGTCTGTTGACAAAGTTTTTAAAGCCAACGCAttggaagagattgaagaggagATCGAATTGGAAGACAATTCCGTTCCAATTTCTTTAAGAGGTTTTGAAATTGCCACCTACAAGGTTGTATTCAAATGA
- the SOD1 gene encoding superoxide dismutase SOD1, with protein sequence MVKAVAVVRGDSKVCGVVNFEQENENDPTTISWDISGNDPNALRGMHIHQFGDNTNGCTSAGPHFNPFSKTHGAPEDDNRHVGDLGNITTDASGVAKGTRKDLLVKLLGPNSVIGRSVVVHSGTDDLGKGGNEESLKTGNAGTRPACGVIGVTN encoded by the exons ATGGTTAAAGCAG TTGCTGTTGTCAGAGGAGACTCTAAGGTTTGCGGAGTTGTCAACTTcgaacaagaaaatgaaaatgacCCAACCACCATCTCGTGGGACATCTCGGGCAATGATCCCAACGCGTTGAGAGGCATGCACATCCACCAGTTTGGTGACAATACCAACGGTTGTACCTCTGCTGGCCCTCACTTCAACCCCTTCTCCAAGACCCACGGTGCCCCAGAGGACGACAACAGACACGTTGGCGACTTGGGCAACATCACCACCGACGCTTCTGGCGTGGCCAAGGGCACCAGAAAGGACcttttggtgaagttgcTTGGTCCCAACTCTGTCATTGGCAGATCTGTGGTTGTCCACAGTGGCACCGACGACTTGGGTAAGGGCGGCAACGAGGAGTCTTTGAAGACTGGTAACGCCGGCACCAGACCTGCTTGTGGTGTTATTGGCGTCACCAACTGA
- the RBT7 gene encoding Rbt7p, with protein sequence MFGFFTLLSIASLAIAAPSCVCKPMLVSGLSPIDYPVHSCSGVDENNYFSCSAPGSVSQDSCCYENFGVIMQTQFWDYNENARSDKTRKRDTPSNVFTIHGLWDDLCDGSYHEFCRPELEFSDSDSLEDIIVNQFGRKDLYDVMTKYWVNTENSNVKNGGSESLWEHEYNKHGTCFNTLRPDCFSGTYKKHENAIAYFQKTVEVWEKLPTYLFLENAGITPSAEKPYSLSAIEAALEKAHGSKVYVGCRDGNLSEIWYYYHVKGNVLTGEYKPIDSLGKTHCPSEVWYLPK encoded by the coding sequence ATGTTCGGCTTCTTCACGCTTTTGTCAATCGCCAGCCTTGCCATTGCAGCACCCAGCTGCGTTTGCAAACCCATGCTTGTTTCTGGCTTGAGTCCAATTGACTACCCGGTCCATTCCTGCTCtggtgttgatgagaaCAACTACTTCTCGTGCTCAGCACCTGGCAGCGTTTCTCAAGACTCGTGCTGCTACGAGAATTTCGGAGTTATCATGCAAACACAGTTCTGGGACTACAACGAGAATGCCAGGTCGGACAAAACCCGAAAGAGAGATACGCCTTCCAATGTCTTCACCATCCATGGACTCTGGGATGACTTGTGTGACGGATCGTATCACGAGTTTTGCAGGCCAGAGCTAGAATTCTCTGATTCAGACAGTTTGGAGGACATAATAGTCAATCAATTCGGGCGCAAGGACTTGTACGATGTGATGACGAAGTACTGGGTCAACACGGAAAACTCCAATGTGAAAAACGGCGGGTCAGAATCCCTTTGGGAACACGAGTACAACAAGCACGGCACGTGTTTCAACACTCTTCGCCCCGACTGTTTTTCTGGCACCTACAAGAAGCATGAAAACGCCATTGCCTACTTCCAGAAAACAGTGGAAGTGTGGGAAAAGTTGCCTACATACttgtttcttgaaaacGCCGGAATCACGCCTTCCGCTGAAAAACCTTACTCCTTGAGCGCCATTGAGGCTGCATTAGAGAAGGCACACGGAAGTAAAGTATATGTTGGCTGCCGCGACGGCAATCTCTCTGAGATCTGGTACTACTATCATGTCAAAGGCAACGTTCTCACCGGTGAGTACAAGCCTATAGACTCGCTTGGCAAGACCCACTGCCCCAGCGAGGTGTGGTATCTTCCAAAGTAG
- a CDS encoding hydroxyacyl-thioester dehydratase HTD2, which produces MLARWSHSIKNLRWTWDDTISLGQLNHLKQILSEILPSKTSTMYGTSLIFNNQTNSDLGSDWYDNYQAPQLDGKQLFERRMWVSGSLRFGSIPKIGDHLRCAERVSSVRRVGESVFVTTERETKKLSITQRLSGANWEVTGSEEGESLVSEIRTLVYKQKEDDQACTVDNDHQNTSKVGQHSSCDKSAEFVISEGQVSRFSALSYNLHKIHHDKNYSKEEGLSDVVVSGPMLVNVMLHYFASEFPAKEIKSFTYRMSEPCYVNRVLRIELRRAIANDSLEISVWDNSRNLCHGIVREKSTYG; this is translated from the coding sequence ATGTTGGCTCGATGGTCCCACTCCATCAAGAATCTTCGCTGGACTTGGGACGATACAATCTCTTTGGGACAACTCAACCATCTCAAGCAGATTCTTCTGGAGATCCTACCGTCTAAGACTTCCACAATGTATGGAACGAGCCTCATATTCAACAACCAAACAAACTCTGATTTGGGCTCTGACTGGTATGACAATTATCAAGCTCCACAGCTTGACGGCAAGCAGCTTTTTGAACGACGCATGTGGGTTTCAGGTAGCCTAAGATTTGGGAGTATTCCAAAGATTGGCGACCATCTACGATGTGCTGAGCGTGTCTCCCTGGTAAGGCGAGTTGGTGAGTCTGTATTCGTCACAACTGAGAGGGAAACCAAAAAATTGAGCATCACACAACGGCTTTCAGGTGCCAACTGGGAAGTTACTGGAAGTGAGGAGGGCGAGTCCCTCGTAAGCGAGATAAGGACGTTGGTTTacaagcaaaaagaagacgatCAAGCTTGTACGGTCGATAATGACCATCAAAACACGTCAAAGGTTGGTCAGCATTCATCATGCGACAAGTCAGCTGAATTTGTCATCTCTGAGGGGCAAGTCTCTCGGTTCAGCGCTCTTTCCTACAACCTACACAAGATACATCACGATAAAAACTACAGTAAGGAGGAGGGTCTCTCTGATGTTGTTGTACTGGGCCCCATGCTCGTTAATGTGATGCTTCACTACTTTGCTCTGGAGTTTCCAGcgaaggagatcaagtcGTTCACTTATCGTATGAGCGAGCCCTGCTACGTGAACAGAGTATTAAGAATAGAACTTCGAAGGGCCATTGCCAATGATTCCCTTGAGATTTCTGTCTGGGATAATTCAAGGAATCTATGTCATGGGATTGTGAGAGAAAAGAGCACGTACGGTTGA